Genomic window (Acidimicrobiales bacterium):
AGATGGTGTACCGCGTGACCCAGCAGGGGGGGAAGGTCGCCGAGGTCCCCATCGTGTTCGTCGACCGCGAGCGGGACGGCTCGAAGATGTCGGGGCGCATCGTGGTGGAGGCCATGACGCTGGTGACCCTGTGGGGCGTGCGCGACCTCGCCCGCCGCGGCGTGCGCCGCGCCCGGCGCGGCGTGCGCCGCGCCCGGCGCCGTTCCTGGCCTCCTAGCCGGACCGGGCGAGGTCGCAGACGCGGCCGCCGGTCGCTCGGACGAGGGCGTCGGGGCTGATCGGGAAGTTCACCGAGGGCGTGCCCGCCGCCGCCCACACCTCGTCGTGGAGCAGCAGGTCGGCGTCCACGAAGACCCGCAGCGGCTCGTGGTGGCCGAACGGCGGGATCCCGCCGATGGGGAAGCCGGTCGCCTCGCGCACGGTGGAGGCGTCCTCCCGCCACGCCCGCTCGCCCCCGGCCGCAGCGGCCAGCTTGCCCTCGTCCACCAGGTTGGGCCCGCTCACCAGGGCGACGACCAGCTCGCCGTCGACGCAGAACACCAGGGATTTCACGATCTGGGCCAGGTCCACGCCGATGGCGAGAGCGGCATCCACGGCCGTCCGCGTGCCCTCGGGGAACTCCCGTGGGCGGACCTCGACGCCGAGGAGGCTCCCGGCGTCGACCACGGCCTTGACGTTGCGGTGCACGGTCACCTCCCGGTCGCCGGGTCACCCTGCCACAATCGGCCCGTGCCCGCCGGGACGGGGGAGCCGACGATCCTCCACGTCGACATGGACGCGTTCTACGCGTCGGTCGAGGTGCTCCGCGACCCGTCGCTCGCCGGGCGCCCGGTGATCGTGGGCGGCGCCGGCGACCGGGGCGTGGTGGCGTCGTGCTCGTACGAGGCACGGGCCTACGGGGTGGCGTCGGCCATGCCGTCCGCCCGGGCCCGGCGCCTGTGCCCGTCGGCGGTGTTCGTCCACGGCGACCTGTCCCGCTACGGCGAGTACAGCCGGCGCATCCACGCCGTGTTCACCTCGTACACCCCGCTGGTGGAGGGCATCTCGCTGGACGAGGCGTTCCTCGACGTGGGCGGCGCCCGTCGCCTGTTCGGACCCGCCCCCGACATCGCCGCCGCCGTCCGCCGGCGCATCCGGGACGAGGTCGGGCTGGGCTGCTCGGTGGGCGTCGCCCCGTCGAAGCTGCTGGCCAAGCTGGCGTCCAAGCAGGCCAAGCCCCGGGCGTCGCTGAGCGGCGTCGTCGAGGGCCCCGGCGTGGTGGTCGTGCGGCCGGGGGAGGAGTTGGCCTTCCTTCACCCCATGCCGGTCGGCGCCCTGTGGGGCGTCGGACCGCGGACGGCGGACAAGCTGCGGGCCAAGGGCGTCGGGACGGTGGGCGACCTGGCAGCCGTCCCCCGGGCGACCGTGGTCGAGTGGCTCGGACCGGCCGCCGGCACGCAGCTGTGGGAGCTGGCCTGGGCCCGCGACGCCCGGCCGGTGGAGCCTTCCCGCCCGCCGAAGTCGGTCGGCCACGAGGAGACGTTCGCCGTGGACCTCCGGGAGCGGGCCGACCTGCACCGCGAGGTGGTCCGCCAGTCCGACGCGGTGGCGGCCCGCCTGCGGGGTGCCGGGCTGGCCGGGCGCACGGTGACGGTGAAGGTGCGCTTCAACGACTTCGCCACCATCACCCGCTCGCGCACGCTGCCCGAGGCGGTCGACACCGCACCCGAGCTGGCGTCGGCGGCCGGCGCGCTGCTCGACGGCGTGGACGCCGGCCCCGGCGTGCGCCTCCTCGGGGTGAGCGTCGGCAACCTCACCGAGGGGGCCGCCCGCCAGCTGGAGCTGGGCGTCGGCGGCCCGGGCTGGGGCGAGGCGTCCGAGGCGGTCGACGGCGTGCGGGCCCGGTTCGGGCCGGACGCGGTGGGACCGGCGGCGCTGCTGGGCGGGGGCGGGCTGCGCGTCCGCCGCCCCGGCGACCAGCAGTGGGGACCAGGGGGCGGTTCGGCGCCTTGACGGGGGCGACCTCGATCGCGTTGTTGAGGGGGACGGCGTGCGCGAAGATGGAGGACCGGCGTGCATCAGATGGAAGCAGGAGGGTCGGCAAGTTGCCGCTTTCGGAAGAAGAGCAGCGGATCCTCCACGAGATCGAGCGCAGCTTCTACGAGCACGACCCCGACTTCGCCAAGGGCGTCAGCGAGACGACGCTGTACCGGCACGCCGGCCGGAACTGCAAGTGGGCCGCCCTCGGCTTCGTCGCCGGCCTCGTCCTCCTCCTGGCGTCCTTCGCCTCCAGCCGCGTCCTCGGCGCCTTCGGCTTCCTCCTGATGCTGGCGTCGACGCTCGTCTTCGAGCGCAACTTCCGCAAGATGGGCAAGGCGGGCTGGCAGGAGCTCACCCAGACGGTGCGGGAGAAGGGCTTCCCCAACCTGTTGGGCGACACCCGCAAGCGGCTGGGCGAGCGCTTCAAGCGCGACGACTCCGGCCAATAGCGCCGAGACCGGCGCGAGCGCGGGCTCCGGCGGCAAATTCGGGCGGATAGCGCCCCGATCTGCCGCCAGAATCCCACGACGGCCCGCGGCCGACGGTCGGCGGTCGGCGGTCGGTCGGCCCCGGGTCGGTGTCGGTGACCGTGACCGGCGCCCGCGCCGGCTCCGGCGGCAAATTCGGGCGGATAGCGCCCCGATCTGCCGCCAGAACCCAGCGACGGCGCCGCCTCGGCGGTGGCCGGTCGGTCGGTCGGTGCCCCGGCGGCGGCTCCGGCGGCCGACGGCCGGCGGTCCCCAGTAAGCACCCGGCCTCAGCGGCGGTCGCGGCGCCTGCGGTCGGGGGCCGTCCCGGGCGGCGGCTGGAACAGCGGCCGCGGGTCGAGGACCCACGCCACCCGGCGGCGCCGGGTGGCGGTGGCCAGGACGCTCTCCTCGACGGCGGCGGCGTGGGCGGCCGCCGTCTCCGCCGCCTCGGGCGGGAGCGGCTCGGGGGCGTAGCTGGCCGTCGCCGCGTCGGCTGCCAGGGTGGCCAGGGCGGTGGCCGCCGGCTCGGACAGGGCGGCGGTGGGGGCGGCCCGGCGGGCGTGCTCGGCCAGCGTCTCCGCCGGCCGGCGTGGCGCGCCGGCCCGGGCCACCGCCTCGGCCGCCTCCGTCCACGCCACCCACACCCGCTCGGCGGGATCGGCTGCCGCCGCCCTCCGGCGCCGCCGGCGCACGTCCTTGGCCAGCGGCACCCCGAGGACCACGAGGACGACGACGAGCACGACGGAGCCGGCGACGACGGCGGCCGGGTGGCGCCACCACGGGCGCCCGGCGGGGGTGGCGAGGGGCGCCGGTGCCTCGCCCGCCGGCGCAGCGGTGGTCGAGGGGGTGGCGGTGTCGTCGGGCGCCGTGGTGGGCGGCGCCGCCGTGGTGGCCGTGGTGGCGTCCCGAGGGTCGGCCTGGGCCTCGGGCACGCCGAGGTACTCCTCCTGGCCGGGGGCGCCCCGCCCGGGCGTGGGCTCGAACGCCACCCAGCCGAACCCGTCCAGGAAGACCTCGGGCCAGGCGTGGGCGTTCAGGCCCTTGACATGGAGGCGCCCGTCGCCGCCGAGCTCGCCCGGGGTGAACCCGACGGCCACCCGGGTGGGGAGCCCGACCGACCGGGCCAACACGGCGAAGGCGCCGGCGAACTGCTCGCAGTAGCCCCGGCGGTCGTCGAACAGGAACCGCTCCAGCGCCTCGTCGCCGTGGCCGGCTCCCACGTCGATGTCGTAGACGAACCCCTGGCGGAAGTGGTCCTGGATGGCCAGGGCCCTGGCGTACGGCGCGTCGGGCAGCCCCGAGGTCAGCGCCCGGGCCAGCTGGCGGACGGGCCGGGAGATGGGCGGGAGCGCCAGGAACCGGTCGAGATCGACGGAGGTCGACCGTCCCACCACGCCGGCCAGCGCCCGGGGATCGAAGCGGGGGACGGTCGACTGCACCCGGTAGGTGAGGCCGTCGGTGGTGTCGTCGCCGGTGATGAGGCTCCCGAGGTCCTCGTTGTAGCTGACCTCGTCGACGCCGCCGATGCGCTCCGGTCGGTAGGCGGCCGGGAGCCAGATAGACGACAGCGACCGGATGGTGAACTCCTGGACGAAGGTGTCGCCGGTGGCGCCCCCGGCGCCCGGCTCCGGTTCGGGGAGGCGCTCGCCCACCGGCTGGTAGCTGGCGTCGGACGACCAGATGCGCCCGTCGAAGGTGTCCAGCGAGGTGAGCCGCCAGTAGGCCCGCTGCTGCGTTCGCACGGTGAACACCTCGGTGGACGACTGGTCCACCAGGCGGCCCCGGATGTCGACCAGGGGGCTGACGGTCGTACGCCGGCCCTTCCCGCCCGGGCCGTCGCCCCGCCAGTCGAGCACGGCCTCGGCCGCCGCCCCGGGCAGGCGGGGACCGACCACCACGGCGGCGGCGACGGCGGCGAGGACCAGGCCGGCCGCTCCCTGCAGCAGCGCGGTAGGGCCACCCTTGTTGCGGCTGGCGAACCACGAGGACCCGGACGACTCGAGGTCGGCCCGGTGGAGGACCAGGAAGGGGAGCAGGGTGGCGAGGTACAGCGCCACCATCAGGCCCCGCCGCCCGTCG
Coding sequences:
- a CDS encoding YbaK/EbsC family protein; translation: MTVHRNVKAVVDAGSLLGVEVRPREFPEGTRTAVDAALAIGVDLAQIVKSLVFCVDGELVVALVSGPNLVDEGKLAAAAGGERAWREDASTVREATGFPIGGIPPFGHHEPLRVFVDADLLLHDEVWAAAGTPSVNFPISPDALVRATGGRVCDLARSG
- a CDS encoding DNA polymerase IV — protein: MPAGTGEPTILHVDMDAFYASVEVLRDPSLAGRPVIVGGAGDRGVVASCSYEARAYGVASAMPSARARRLCPSAVFVHGDLSRYGEYSRRIHAVFTSYTPLVEGISLDEAFLDVGGARRLFGPAPDIAAAVRRRIRDEVGLGCSVGVAPSKLLAKLASKQAKPRASLSGVVEGPGVVVVRPGEELAFLHPMPVGALWGVGPRTADKLRAKGVGTVGDLAAVPRATVVEWLGPAAGTQLWELAWARDARPVEPSRPPKSVGHEETFAVDLRERADLHREVVRQSDAVAARLRGAGLAGRTVTVKVRFNDFATITRSRTLPEAVDTAPELASAAGALLDGVDAGPGVRLLGVSVGNLTEGAARQLELGVGGPGWGEASEAVDGVRARFGPDAVGPAALLGGGGLRVRRPGDQQWGPGGGSAP
- a CDS encoding DUF3040 domain-containing protein; the protein is MPLSEEEQRILHEIERSFYEHDPDFAKGVSETTLYRHAGRNCKWAALGFVAGLVLLLASFASSRVLGAFGFLLMLASTLVFERNFRKMGKAGWQELTQTVREKGFPNLLGDTRKRLGERFKRDDSGQ
- a CDS encoding DUF3488 and transglutaminase-like domain-containing protein, producing MTAPAAGADGRTAAAPLATLALAAVTVAVAVGMGRLFAGAAYLLPLVGAAVVAHAAMWAGRLLGRSLALSALSAAGGVALVATWLLLPETATLSLVPGPATLAAAREALARAWADFGSVVAPAPASDGFLLAAMVGVAATAVLADWAAFRMKVLFEAVVPSFTLFVFTATLGDDGRRGLMVALYLATLLPFLVLHRADLESSGSSWFASRNKGGPTALLQGAAGLVLAAVAAAVVVGPRLPGAAAEAVLDWRGDGPGGKGRRTTVSPLVDIRGRLVDQSSTEVFTVRTQQRAYWRLTSLDTFDGRIWSSDASYQPVGERLPEPEPGAGGATGDTFVQEFTIRSLSSIWLPAAYRPERIGGVDEVSYNEDLGSLITGDDTTDGLTYRVQSTVPRFDPRALAGVVGRSTSVDLDRFLALPPISRPVRQLARALTSGLPDAPYARALAIQDHFRQGFVYDIDVGAGHGDEALERFLFDDRRGYCEQFAGAFAVLARSVGLPTRVAVGFTPGELGGDGRLHVKGLNAHAWPEVFLDGFGWVAFEPTPGRGAPGQEEYLGVPEAQADPRDATTATTAAPPTTAPDDTATPSTTAAPAGEAPAPLATPAGRPWWRHPAAVVAGSVVLVVVLVVLGVPLAKDVRRRRRRAAAADPAERVWVAWTEAAEAVARAGAPRRPAETLAEHARRAAPTAALSEPAATALATLAADAATASYAPEPLPPEAAETAAAHAAAVEESVLATATRRRRVAWVLDPRPLFQPPPGTAPDRRRRDRR